One Natator depressus isolate rNatDep1 chromosome 6, rNatDep2.hap1, whole genome shotgun sequence DNA window includes the following coding sequences:
- the SLC25A29 gene encoding mitochondrial basic amino acids transporter, translating to MALDFLAGCVGGAAGVLVGHPFDTVKVRLQVQSVEKPLYRGTYHCFQSIIKHESAFGLYKGIGSPMMGLTFINALVFGVQGNTIRALGKDTPLNQFLAGSAAGAIQCVICCPMELAKTRMQLQGTGEYNLKSKNYKNSLDCLLKIYQKEGLRGINRGMVSTFLRETPSFGFYFLTYDSLTRYLGCEVEDSYIIPKLLLAGGMSGIVSWLSTYPVDVIKSRLQADGVRGVVQYNGILDCVRKSYHEEGWKVFTRGLTSTLLRAFPVNAATFATVTVFLMYMRSEENLRECEAGPAIQQPSSL from the exons GTGCTGCTGGGGTGCTAGTAGGACATCCATTTGACACTGTTAAG GTGCGTCTTCAAGTACAAAGTGTAGAGAAACCTCTCTACCGTGGGACCTACCATTGCTTTCAGTCTATCATAAAGCATGAATCA GCGTTTGGACTTTATAAAGGTATTGGGTCACCAATGATGGGACTTACCTTCATTAACGCACTTGTATTTGGCGTTCAGGGAAACACAATTCGTGCTCTCGGAAAAGACACTCCTCTAAACCAGTTTCTTGCAGGTTCGGCAGCAGGAGCCATTCAGTGTGTGATCTGCTGCCCTATGGAGTTAGCTAAGACAAGAATGCAACTTCAGGGAACAGGTGAATACAATCTAAAGTCAAAGAATTACAAGAATTCTCTAGATTGCTTGCTTAAAATCTACCAAAAGGAAGGTTTGAGAGGTATCAACAGGGGCATGGTGTCCACATTCCTAAGAGAGACCCCGAGCTTTGGCTTTTACTTCCTGACATACGACTCTTTGACCAGATACCTAGGCTGTGAAGTGGAGGACAGTTACATCATCCCCAAATTGCTGTTGGCTGGAGGCATGTCAGGAATTGTATCCTGGCTGTCTACCTATCCTGTGGATGTGATCAAGTCCCGGCTTCAGGCAGATGGAGTCAGAGGAGTTGTTCAATACAATGGAATTCTGGACTGCGTTAGAAAGAGTTACCATGAGGAAGGTTGGAAGGTGTTTACAAGAGGTCTTACTTCTACGCTTCTCCGAGCTTTCCCTGTCAATGCAGCTACTTTTGCCACTGTCACGGTGTTTCTTATGTATATGAGGTCAGAGGAGAATCTACGTGAATGTGAGGCAGGTCCAGCAATCCAGCAGCCTTCAAGCTTGTGA